CAGAGTGTGCACAGCCCAGGGGCTGTGAACTTGGCCCTGAAAGGGAGCCTGGGGCAGGTGGACCCATTCCTTCTCCCACATGTGCCTCTTTCCCCCCAGTGCACCAGGAGGTCTCCAGCGATGGCACGAGCTGGACGCTGCTGGGCCTGCCTGCCGTGTCCCCCCTGGACTCTGGAGACTACATCTGCCAGGCCAAGAACTTCCTGGGAGCCTCTGAGACCCTTATCTCCCTGGTTGTCACTGAGCCCCAGACTTCCACAGAACGTAGGGGGAGCCCTGGGGCACTGTGGACAGGTGAGGGGGCAGAAGCTGCTGCCTACAACAACAAGCTGGTGGCCAGGCATGTCCCCCACATCCCTGAGCCTGCTGTCCCGGCCACGGGGCTCCCTGTGCCCAACACGAAGGAGGAGCTGACCCTCCAGCACTTCCAGATGGGTGCCCCAGGAGAGCACTCGGAGGGGCCGGCGGGACCCCAGGAGGCCCGAATGGTGAAGCATCTCAAGGTGGTGGGGGACACATACCACAGCGTGACCTTGGCGTGGAAGGCCCCCCAGGCCAGGAACACAACTGCCTTCAGTGTCCTCTATGCCGTCTATGGGCAGCGTGACATGCGGCGGGTGACGGTGCAGCCCGGGAAGACCAGTGTCACCATCCACGGGCTGGAGCCCAAGACCAAGTACGTGGCCTGCGTCTGCACGCGGGGCTTTGGGCCCCGGAAGGAGCAGTGCGTCATCTTCTCCACTGACGAGGTGGTGGACGCCGAGGCCACCCAGCGGCTCATCAACGTGGTGGTGATCAGCGTGGCCACGGTCATCGCCCTGCCCCTCACGCTGCTCGTCTGCTGCAGTGCTGTCCAGAGGCGCTGCCGCAAGTGCCACACCGGGGGCACCGCCGAGGCCACCGGTGCCTACGTCAACCTGGAGAGGCTCGGCCACAGCGAGGACAGCTCAGAGGAGCTGTCCCGGCACAGCCTGAGTGAAGTCGACAGGCTCCTCTCGGCCCGCTCTAGCCTGGACTCCCAGGCCTTGGGGGCCAGCGGGGGCAGACGGATCAATGAGTACTTCTGCTGAGGGGTGGGCTGCCCCACGCACGCAGATGCCCATGCACCTGCTCCTGCCCTCTGCTACCCCCACCCCCTCACTTGGACATCTGAGTTAATGCTGAGCCACAATTACCACTTGGGTACCTGCTCACTCAGACACTCACACGCAACAACAGATAACACTTATTAAGCACTTAATGCATGCCCAGAagtgttctaagtgctttatatgcattaactcatttaattcttctaACAACTCTTTATGGCAGGCACTACTATCCTCCTCATTTTCCTGGAGAAGAAACAGGGGGATTAAGTAACTGGCCTATATTGGTCAgtttttgctgcataacaaataaaagtaaaatatcagGGGGATACAGCAACAAGCACTCATTTTCACACAGCCCGCAGGTCTGTGGGTTGCCTGGGGTGGCTCTGCTCCATCTGTCCTATTTGGGGCCTCGGATGGAGGATGAGTAGCCACCTGGGGCAGGCTTCTTTTGGGGAGAGGTTTGAGGATATCAGAGGAATGAGCAAAGACATGTGGTGCCTCTTAAGCTCTTGGCTTAGAACTGGCACACTGCCATTTCTGCCCATATTCTATCTGCCAAAGCAAGTCCCATGGCCAAACCCAACTTTAATGAGGCGGGAAGGGACAGTTCTCCCATGGAGGTGATGGTGGGGCAGGAAATATTTTGCTGAGCGGTGATCTCATCTACCATATTGCCCACAAGGACACCAGTGGAAGTGGCAGCTGTGGAATTTGGACCAGCCAATTGGTCCCAGAGTTGGGAGTCCTTACCACTCCCCTGAACTGCATCTTGATTACATTTATGCTAACTCATAGGCACCCACACATACAGTCTCTTTATGCATCTGCCACCCTTGTATGgtcacatgcatacacacacagagacacacactgTGCTCTCCCTGAGTCCACTCATCGATTCTAACATTTTTTCTCTGGGTGCCATTCTGCATAGAGATAATCATTTGATTTTCAATAAACTCTAGAGGTTTGGATGATCCCCAAGAGACTACTGCTCATTTACTCTCAGAATATCAGGCTGGAGGGATCTGAGAGACCCTCCGTGGCGGGGGGCACAGTATACCCAATGCTGTCTGGCACACTGCTCACCTCTTTCCCCATGGAGCAGCCTTTGTGATTCTTAGGATGCTTACCTGGTTCCTGAGGATGTCTCAGAGCCTTCCCGTCACTCAGTAAGCCACTTCAAAGGAGGGTTCCTATTCAGTTTGCTGAAAGCTTGGAAACCTCTGAGATGGTGTCTCTGTGCACAGGAGAAGGCAAACTTTCCTAGCAGAAGGGCGGATGTTGTGTGTCTTGTCTGCAGGACTGAGCTCTAATGCAGGCAGCATCCAGGGCCTTTGGTGCCAAGGCCTTTGAGTaacaactgaggaaactgaggaacgtCAAGTGATGCAACGAAACAATTTCGCTCGTATCACCTAAGTGACTCGGTGTTGCATTGAATATTTGCTGGATAAGCCAGCAACAGGCAGTGATTTCTAAAGTTACTGTACTCCCCCTTGTATTTACAAAAGACCTTACAACCTAGGACCTTACaacacattttcctgttttctcttgtttGATCCTCTTGACATCCTGTTATGGGGGCTGGGCTacttgattttacagatgagaaaactgaagccgaAAGAGTTGATTAACTTAGAGAGAGTAGTGATGGATTTTCTTGGGGGATCCAGGTCCGTGGTAACTTTCTGGCCAGGCTGAAATTCTTTGTTCTGTGTTGATCTCCGCAATGCAATCCACAGCAGGTTCACTACAGAAACGGATTTTTTCAAGCAACCAaaacctgggatcagaaccacgTGAGCACCAGTGCACACGAGCATGGAATTTCCACATGTGGATATTTTCTACGCATCATCTGGAGGGTGCACCTGACTATAATGTGTGGGCCATGGCCATTGGTAAGAGAAGTTATTTGGTTGGAAGATGACAAAACCAATGTCTGAATCATGAGTAggcaattttttctttaaggaaagccagagagtaaatattttagggtcTGTCTCTACTGCTCAACTCTGCTGATGTcgtatgaaagcagccataggcaatatgTAAGTTAATGAGTGTGGATGTGTTCCAGTAGAATGTTATTTGCAAAAACAGGGGGCAGGCTGGAGTTGGCTCCCAGGCTGCAGTTCGCCAACTCCTGATCTAGATTTATGAAGGCATTTCTGCTGTGTCTTGGGAGACTCAAGATTCAGTTCTGAGTTTTTGATATAGAGGTTGACAGGCATTCCGAAAATCAGAACAAATGGAAGTGCAACGGATGAAGGCAGCCTTCTGTTGAAATGATAAAGAGGTTCTCTCT
This is a stretch of genomic DNA from Equus caballus isolate H_3958 breed thoroughbred chromosome 1, TB-T2T, whole genome shotgun sequence. It encodes these proteins:
- the LRIT1 gene encoding leucine-rich repeat, immunoglobulin-like domain and transmembrane domain-containing protein 1; its protein translation is MRVAVGMLWLLALGGQPQARGSCPSQCSCSLHVMGDGSKARTVVCDDPDMTLPPAAVPADTSRLRVERTALRRLPGAPFAPLGRLEQLWLPYNALAELSALALRGLRRLRELRLPGNRLAAFPWPALRDVPQLRLLDLQANCLAAVPAEAARFLRNLTFLDLSSNQLLRLPQELLAAWAPLQTAPFLPGHRARLVLGLQDNPWACDCRLYDLVHFLEGWAPNLAFIEARLRCASPRSLAGVAFSQLELRKCRSPEVRPGVASIRSPLGSTVVLRCGATGVPGPEMSWRRASGYPLNGTVHQEVSSDGTSWTLLGLPAVSPLDSGDYICQAKNFLGASETLISLVVTEPQTSTERRGSPGALWTGEGAEAAAYNNKLVARHVPHIPEPAVPATGLPVPNTKEELTLQHFQMGAPGEHSEGPAGPQEARMVKHLKVVGDTYHSVTLAWKAPQARNTTAFSVLYAVYGQRDMRRVTVQPGKTSVTIHGLEPKTKYVACVCTRGFGPRKEQCVIFSTDEVVDAEATQRLINVVVISVATVIALPLTLLVCCSAVQRRCRKCHTGGTAEATGAYVNLERLGHSEDSSEELSRHSLSEVDRLLSARSSLDSQALGASGGRRINEYFC